From one Chanodichthys erythropterus isolate Z2021 chromosome 3, ASM2448905v1, whole genome shotgun sequence genomic stretch:
- the LOC137017395 gene encoding E3 ubiquitin-protein ligase TRIM39-like yields the protein MAESSPTSTKHRVARRQSMELHTNLTSSSGPLNEELQCSVCLDVFTDPVTVPCGHNFCKSCLNQCWDKSETCCCPLCKETFSKRPDLKINTALRQVIQLFKEKFCLKKSEVLCDICDERKLKALKSCLMCQSSYCETHLEPHQRVPRLKKHKLINAVENLEDYLCQKHERPLELFCRDDQTCVCLSCTDGDHKTHNTVPLEEESEEKKAGTQVTKIQTDVQQMIQERMKKIQDIKHSAELRKQNTEKEKKESIELFMGMIRSIERCQAELLEMMEQKQRAAEKQEEKLIKELQQEITELKLRNTELEQLSHTEDHLHFLQIYPSLCSPFVIKKWPDISVNTPVSLNTLRTALTQLQQTLDETEFKKMHLYAVDVTLDPDTAHPKLILSDDGKQVSHGDTKRNVPDNPERFDYCIFVLGKEGFSSGRFYFEVQVTNKTEWNLGVARESVIRKGDITLTPQDGYWAIWLRNGKEYKALANPLCFLSVRVKPQKVGVFVDYEEGLVSFYDVESKSHIYSFTGQTFTEKLYPYFCPSLNKDGKNSAPLIISPVNYNK from the exons ATGGCAGAATCTTCACCAACATCAACAAAACATAGAGTGGCCAGGAGACAGAGTATGGAGCTACATACAA ACCTGACCTCCTCCAGTGGTCCTCTAAATGAGGAGCTTCAGTGTTCTGTGTGTCTGGATGTGTTCACCGATCCGGTCACCGTCCCCTGTGGACACAACTTCTGTAAGAGCTGCCTGAACCAGTGCTGGGACAAGAGTGAGACCTGCTGCTGTCCGCTCTGTAAAGAAACATTTAGTAAAAGACCCGACCTCAAGATCAACACAGCGCTTAGGCAGGTCATACAACTCTTTAAAGAAAAGTTTTGTCTGAAAAAATCTGAAGTTCTCTGTGACATCTGCGATGAAAGAAAGCTGAAGGCCCTGAAGTCCTGCCTGATGTGTCAGAGCTCTTACTGCGAGACTCACCTGGAGCCTCATCAGAGAGTCCCAcgattaaaaaaacacaaactgataaatgctgtagaaaatCTGGAGGACTATTTATGCCAGAAACACGAGAGACCTCTGGAGCTGTTCTGTAGAGATGATCagacgtgtgtgtgtctgtcctgCACTGATGGAGACCACAAGACTCACAACACTGTTCCTCTGGAGGAGGAGAGTGAGGAGAAGAAGGCAGGG ACTCAAGTGACAAAGATACAAACAGACGTGCAGCAGATGATCCAGGAAAGAATGAAGAAGATTCAAGACATCAAACACTCTGCAGAACTCAGAAAA caaaacacagagaaagaaaaaaaagagagcatTGAGCTCTTTATGGGAATGATCCGTTCTATTGAGCGGTGTCAGGCTGAGCTGCTGGAGATGATGGAGCAGAAGCAGAGAGCAGCAGAGAAACAGGAAGAAAAACTCATTAAAGAGCTGCAGCAGGAGATCACTGAGCTAAAGTTAAGAAACACTGAGCTGGAGCAGCTCTCACACACTGAGGATCATCTTCATTTCCTACAG ATTTACCCATCCTTGTGCAGCCCATTCGTCATCAAGAAGTGGCCTGATATCAGTGTTAACACTCCTGTGAGTCTGAACACCCTCAGGACAGCTCTGACTCAGCTGCAGCAGACTCTAGATGAAACCG AGTTTAAGAAGATGCACTTATATGCAG TGGATGTTACTCTGGATCCTGATACAGCTCATCCTAAACTCATCCTGTCTGATGATGGAAAACAAGTGAGTCATGGAGACACTAAGCGCAATGTCCCAGATAACCCGGAGAGATTTGATTATTGCATCTTTGTACTAGGGAAGGAGGGATTCTCTTCAGGGAGATTTTATTTTGAGGTACAGGTGACGAACAAGACTGAATGGAATTTAGGAGTGGCCAGAGAATCTGTCATAAGGAAAGGGGACATCACACTGACACCTCAGGATGGATACTGGGCTATATGGCTGAGGAATGGAAAGGAATACAAGGCACTTGCAAATCCCTTATGTTTTCTCTCTGTGAGAGTGAAGCCCCAGAAGGTGGGGGTGTTCGTGGATTATGAGGAAGGTCTTGTCTCCTTTTATGACGTGGAGTCAAAGTCCCATATCTACTCTTTCACCGGCCAGACCTTCACTGAGAAACTCTATCCATATTTTTGCCCATCACTAAACAAAGATGGTAAAAACTCAGCCCCACTGATCATCTCACCTGTCAATTACAATAAATGA